In one window of Sphingomonas glaciei DNA:
- a CDS encoding Re/Si-specific NAD(P)(+) transhydrogenase subunit alpha, with translation MKVAILAETAPGETRVAAIPETVKKLAALGASVAVEAGAGAQAGISDGDFTDAGATVGSRGQVLDGAELVLSFSGPEAAELGGAASGALLVGILDPFRRRDAIGAYAAAGIEALTMEWMPRITRAQSMDVLSSQSNLAGYKAVIDAAAAYGRAFPMMMTAAGTVSPARAFIMGVGVAGLQAIATARRLGAQVSATDVRSATREQIQSLGAKPIFVEGVAGIEGEGQGGYAGETSEEYRQAQAELVSTHLAKQDIVITTALIPGKPAPRLISDAQVATMRPGSVIVDLAADAGGNVEGCDPGETAVRHGVKIIGASNLARSLPADSSALYARNLFNFLSAFWDKEAGRPLFPDEDEIVKGVRLTRDGKIVSERLA, from the coding sequence TTGAAGGTCGCGATCCTCGCCGAGACCGCACCGGGCGAAACCCGCGTCGCCGCCATCCCGGAAACGGTGAAGAAGCTGGCGGCGCTGGGGGCCAGCGTAGCGGTCGAGGCGGGGGCCGGGGCCCAGGCGGGGATCAGCGACGGGGACTTTACCGACGCCGGTGCAACGGTCGGCTCGCGCGGGCAGGTACTAGACGGCGCCGAACTGGTGCTGAGCTTCAGCGGTCCCGAAGCGGCCGAACTCGGCGGCGCCGCGTCCGGTGCCCTGCTCGTCGGGATCCTCGACCCCTTCCGTCGCCGCGACGCGATCGGTGCCTATGCCGCCGCCGGCATCGAGGCGCTGACGATGGAATGGATGCCGCGCATAACCCGCGCGCAGTCGATGGACGTGCTGTCCTCGCAGTCCAACCTCGCCGGCTACAAGGCGGTGATCGATGCGGCGGCGGCATATGGGCGTGCGTTTCCGATGATGATGACCGCGGCGGGCACCGTCAGCCCCGCGCGGGCCTTCATCATGGGCGTCGGGGTCGCCGGCCTGCAGGCCATCGCCACCGCCCGCCGCCTCGGCGCGCAGGTCAGCGCCACCGACGTCCGCTCCGCCACCCGCGAACAGATTCAGAGCCTCGGCGCCAAGCCGATCTTCGTCGAAGGCGTCGCCGGGATCGAGGGCGAAGGGCAGGGCGGCTACGCCGGCGAGACCAGCGAGGAATATCGCCAGGCCCAGGCCGAGCTAGTCTCCACCCATCTCGCCAAGCAGGACATCGTGATCACGACCGCGCTGATCCCGGGCAAGCCCGCGCCGCGCCTGATCAGCGACGCGCAGGTCGCCACCATGCGCCCCGGAAGCGTGATCGTAGACCTTGCGGCCGACGCTGGCGGCAATGTCGAGGGCTGCGACCCCGGCGAGACCGCCGTGCGGCATGGCGTCAAGATCATCGGCGCCAGCAATCTCGCCCGGTCGCTCCCAGCCGATTCGAGCGCGCTGTATGCCCGCAACCTGTTCAACTTCCTGTCGGCCTTCTGGGACAAGGAGGCGGGCCGCCCGCTGTTCCCCGACGAGGATGAGATCGTGAAAGGGGTCAGGCTGACCCGTGACGGCAAGATCGTCAGCGAGCGCCTCGCCTGA
- a CDS encoding PH domain-containing protein, translating to MGLFSATEVDTDEIARRYAALLLDGEEVLIAFKTVRDIAFLTNRRLCLVNIQGWVGKKVSIQSIPYRSITRFSLETAGTFDLEADMVFWLAGATQPLEIKIGRGSNLTMIQQVLAQGILR from the coding sequence ATGGGCCTGTTTTCCGCGACCGAGGTCGACACCGACGAGATCGCGCGGCGCTATGCCGCTTTGCTGCTCGACGGCGAAGAGGTGCTGATCGCGTTCAAGACGGTGCGTGACATCGCTTTCCTGACCAACCGCCGGCTGTGCCTGGTCAACATTCAGGGCTGGGTCGGCAAGAAGGTCTCGATCCAGTCGATCCCCTATCGTTCGATCACCCGCTTCAGCCTGGAGACCGCCGGCACCTTCGACCTCGAGGCCGACATGGTGTTCTGGCTGGCCGGAGCGACTCAGCCGCTCGAGATCAAGATTGGGCGCGGGAGCAATTTGACAATGATCCAGCAGGTCCTGGCGCAAGGAATCCTGCGCTAG
- a CDS encoding FAD-dependent oxidoreductase: MDVRDLIVVGGGPAGVMAGMLFARAGCRVKVLEKHADFLRDFRGDTVHPSTMEVLDQLGWLGDFLERPHNRIDRAELRIAGREWTIGDLSHLAAPAPFIAMMPQWDFLDFLRDKAAVLPGFELEMGEPVTDFIEEDGRVAGVRLADGTERRAKLVIAADGRNSLVRQRAMLPLEILGAPMDVFWFRVAKTTPGRALRGSVERGRLLVMIDRGDYWQCAFLIPKGKAAELTGGGIEPICAAIAAAAPELDLSDLDSVDDLKLLSVSLDRLTRWHRPGMLAIGDAAHAMSPIGGVGINLAIQDAVAAANALAGPLAAGAEVDALLPKVEERRLLPTRLVQAAQKNAQDRIIGRLLEPGPPLDKAPWLIRLLDKAPLLRRIPGRLIGLGIRRERVESPLATAP; the protein is encoded by the coding sequence ATGGACGTGCGCGACCTGATCGTAGTGGGCGGCGGACCCGCCGGGGTAATGGCGGGCATGCTGTTCGCCCGCGCCGGCTGCCGGGTCAAGGTGCTTGAAAAGCATGCCGACTTCCTTCGCGATTTCCGCGGTGACACGGTGCATCCCTCGACGATGGAGGTACTGGACCAGCTCGGCTGGCTCGGCGATTTCCTGGAGCGGCCGCACAACCGGATCGACCGTGCCGAGCTTCGTATCGCCGGGCGCGAGTGGACGATCGGCGACCTGTCGCACCTCGCCGCGCCAGCGCCCTTCATTGCGATGATGCCGCAATGGGATTTCCTCGACTTCCTGCGCGACAAGGCAGCCGTTCTTCCAGGCTTCGAACTCGAAATGGGCGAGCCGGTGACCGACTTCATCGAAGAGGACGGGCGGGTGGCCGGGGTCCGTCTTGCCGACGGCACGGAGCGACGCGCGAAACTCGTCATCGCCGCCGACGGCCGCAATTCGCTGGTCCGCCAGCGCGCCATGCTTCCGCTCGAGATCTTGGGCGCGCCGATGGACGTCTTCTGGTTCCGGGTGGCCAAAACCACACCCGGACGCGCGCTGCGTGGTTCGGTCGAGCGTGGCCGGCTGCTGGTGATGATCGACCGCGGCGACTATTGGCAGTGCGCCTTCCTCATTCCCAAGGGCAAGGCCGCCGAACTGACCGGCGGCGGGATCGAGCCGATCTGCGCCGCCATCGCCGCCGCCGCGCCTGAGCTCGACCTCTCCGATCTCGACTCAGTCGATGACCTCAAGCTGCTCAGCGTGTCGCTCGACCGGCTGACCCGCTGGCACCGCCCGGGCATGCTCGCGATCGGCGATGCGGCGCATGCGATGAGTCCGATTGGTGGGGTGGGAATCAATCTGGCGATCCAGGACGCGGTGGCCGCCGCCAATGCGTTGGCTGGCCCGCTGGCCGCCGGCGCGGAGGTCGATGCGCTTCTGCCCAAGGTCGAAGAGCGGCGCCTGCTGCCGACCCGGCTGGTGCAGGCCGCGCAGAAGAACGCGCAGGACCGGATCATCGGCCGCCTGCTCGAACCCGGACCGCCGCTGGACAAGGCGCCCTGGCTGATACGGCTGCTCGACAAGGCACCTTTACTGCGAAGGATACCCGGCCGGCTGATCGGACTCGGGATAAGGCGAGAACGGGTCGAGAGCCCGCTTGCAACAGCGCCCTAG
- a CDS encoding YbaK/EbsC family protein, with the protein MSAESVKTWAAQHAPELRLIEAHGSTATVADAAATLGVEPGRIAKTIALRVGKRILLLVTRGDARLDNLKCKATFGGRIRMLGPDETLAVTGHVVGGVCPFGLATPLPVYADVSLRAFDTVFPAAGSRNASLEVAPERLAQLTEAAWVDCCTLS; encoded by the coding sequence ATGAGCGCCGAAAGCGTCAAGACCTGGGCCGCGCAGCACGCGCCCGAGCTTCGCCTGATCGAGGCGCACGGCAGCACCGCGACCGTCGCCGATGCCGCCGCGACGCTCGGCGTGGAGCCGGGCCGGATTGCCAAGACCATCGCCCTGCGCGTCGGCAAGCGAATCCTGCTGCTAGTCACCCGCGGCGACGCTCGGCTCGACAATCTCAAGTGCAAGGCGACGTTCGGCGGTCGGATCCGCATGCTCGGGCCAGACGAAACGCTTGCGGTCACTGGCCATGTCGTCGGCGGCGTCTGTCCCTTCGGACTAGCCACGCCCCTCCCCGTCTATGCCGATGTCAGCCTGCGCGCCTTCGACACCGTCTTTCCCGCCGCGGGAAGCCGCAACGCGTCGCTGGAGGTCGCGCCTGAGCGGCTGGCGCAGTTGACCGAGGCAGCCTGGGTCGATTGCTGCACCCTGTCCTAG
- a CDS encoding secondary thiamine-phosphate synthase enzyme YjbQ, translated as MRQASGTLLVTAPRQGLHLITDAVAGWVAGQGVGEGLLTLMIRHTSASLLIQENAAPAARRDLENWLARIAPESRDFEHDDEGPDDMPAHLRSVLTATTLSIPVQDGRMRLGTWQGIYLCEHRRQPSGREIAAHLLGA; from the coding sequence ATGCGCCAGGCGTCCGGCACCCTTCTCGTCACCGCACCGCGTCAGGGCCTGCACCTGATCACCGATGCGGTGGCCGGGTGGGTGGCCGGGCAAGGCGTTGGCGAGGGTCTGCTGACCCTGATGATCCGGCACACGTCGGCCTCGCTCTTGATCCAGGAGAATGCGGCGCCGGCGGCGCGCCGCGACCTGGAGAACTGGCTGGCGCGGATCGCGCCGGAGTCCCGTGACTTCGAGCATGACGACGAGGGCCCGGACGACATGCCCGCGCATCTTCGCTCGGTTTTGACCGCCACGACACTGTCGATCCCGGTCCAGGACGGACGGATGCGGCTCGGTACCTGGCAGGGCATCTATCTTTGCGAGCATCGCCGCCAGCCGAGCGGGCGCGAGATCGCCGCGCATCTGCTCGGCGCATGA
- a CDS encoding NADP-dependent isocitrate dehydrogenase — MTKIKVKNPVVELDGDEMTRIIWQWIRERLILPFLDIDLKYYDLSIENRDATDDKITVESANAIKQYGVGVKCATITPDEQRVEEFGLKKMWKSPNGTIRNILGGVVFREPIVIANVPRIIPGWTDPIVVARHAFADQYKATDFRVPGPGKLTIKFVGEDGQVIEHEVFDYPSAGVAMGMYNLDDSIREFATACLNYGLQRKWPVYLSTKNTILKAYDGRFKDIFEEVFESQFKDKFKEAGIEYQHRLIDDMVASALKWSGKFVWACKNYDGDVQSDQVAQGFGSLGLMTSVLMTPDGQTVEAEAAHGTVTRHYRMHQQGKATSTNPIASIFAWTGGLKFRGRIDETPEVVKFAETLERVCVETVESGKMTKDLAILVGPDQPWMTTEQFFEAVVQNLESAMATA, encoded by the coding sequence ATGACCAAGATCAAGGTGAAGAACCCGGTCGTCGAACTCGACGGCGATGAGATGACCCGCATCATCTGGCAGTGGATCCGCGAGCGGCTGATCCTGCCGTTCCTCGACATCGACCTCAAATACTACGACCTGTCGATCGAGAACCGCGACGCGACCGACGACAAGATCACCGTCGAAAGCGCCAATGCGATCAAGCAATATGGCGTCGGCGTGAAGTGCGCGACCATCACCCCCGACGAGCAGCGCGTCGAAGAATTCGGCCTCAAGAAGATGTGGAAGAGCCCCAACGGCACCATCCGCAACATCCTGGGCGGCGTCGTCTTCCGCGAGCCGATCGTCATCGCCAACGTGCCGCGGATCATTCCCGGCTGGACCGACCCGATCGTGGTCGCCCGTCACGCCTTCGCCGACCAGTATAAGGCCACCGACTTCCGCGTTCCGGGTCCGGGCAAGCTGACCATCAAGTTCGTCGGCGAGGACGGACAGGTGATCGAACATGAAGTGTTCGACTATCCCTCGGCGGGCGTTGCGATGGGCATGTACAACCTCGACGATTCCATTCGCGAATTCGCCACCGCCTGCCTCAACTATGGCCTGCAGCGTAAGTGGCCGGTCTACCTCAGCACCAAGAACACCATCCTCAAGGCCTATGACGGCCGCTTCAAGGACATCTTCGAGGAAGTGTTCGAGAGCCAGTTCAAGGACAAGTTCAAGGAAGCCGGGATCGAGTATCAGCACCGCCTGATCGACGACATGGTCGCCTCCGCCCTGAAGTGGAGCGGCAAGTTCGTCTGGGCCTGCAAGAACTATGACGGCGACGTCCAATCGGATCAGGTCGCGCAGGGCTTCGGCTCACTCGGCCTGATGACCAGCGTCCTGATGACCCCGGACGGCCAGACCGTCGAGGCCGAGGCCGCACACGGCACCGTCACCCGCCACTACCGCATGCACCAGCAGGGCAAGGCGACCTCGACCAACCCGATCGCCAGTATCTTTGCCTGGACCGGTGGCCTCAAGTTCCGCGGCCGGATCGACGAGACGCCAGAGGTGGTGAAGTTCGCTGAAACCCTCGAGCGCGTCTGCGTCGAGACGGTTGAAAGCGGCAAGATGACCAAGGATCTCGCGATCCTGGTCGGCCCGGACCAGCCGTGGATGACCACCGAGCAGTTCTTCGAGGCCGTGGTCCAGAACCTCGAATCGGCGATGGCGACCGCCTGA
- a CDS encoding phosphatidylserine decarboxylase, translating to MAHIDNPDSQLTAVKWRFPSVHPEGRKFAVISGAIALFLLVLDGGFTELLGWLMVGVTVWVAAFFRDPIRTTPSDPKLVVSPADGLVTMITRVPAPPELRAELGEGEFTRVSVFMSVFDVHINRTPIAGVIRRIAYVPGKFLNADLDKASEDNERQHFVVESDGGVKIGFTQIAGLVARRIMSFVKEGQRLTAGERVGLIRFGSRVDVYLPAGTGSRLLLGQRAIAGETIIAELGTDPLLNGTSQ from the coding sequence ATGGCGCACATCGACAATCCCGACAGCCAACTGACCGCGGTCAAGTGGCGCTTTCCCTCGGTCCATCCGGAGGGACGCAAATTCGCGGTCATTTCCGGGGCGATCGCCCTGTTCCTCCTGGTGCTTGACGGCGGCTTCACCGAGTTGCTCGGCTGGCTGATGGTCGGCGTGACCGTCTGGGTCGCGGCCTTCTTCCGTGATCCGATCCGGACGACCCCATCCGATCCCAAGCTGGTGGTCTCGCCCGCCGACGGACTGGTGACCATGATCACCCGCGTGCCGGCACCGCCGGAACTGCGTGCCGAGCTGGGAGAGGGTGAGTTCACCCGGGTGTCGGTGTTCATGAGTGTGTTCGACGTCCACATCAACCGCACGCCGATCGCCGGCGTCATCCGCCGCATCGCCTATGTCCCGGGCAAATTCCTCAATGCCGACCTCGACAAGGCGAGCGAGGACAATGAGCGGCAGCATTTCGTAGTCGAGAGCGATGGCGGGGTGAAGATCGGTTTCACCCAGATCGCCGGCCTTGTCGCTCGCCGGATCATGAGCTTCGTCAAAGAAGGCCAGCGCCTGACCGCGGGCGAGCGGGTCGGCCTGATCCGCTTCGGCAGCCGGGTCGACGTCTATCTGCCGGCTGGAACGGGTTCGCGCCTGTTGCTCGGTCAGCGGGCGATCGCGGGCGAGACCATCATCGCCGAACTGGGTACCGACCCGCTGCTCAACGGGACCAGCCAGTGA
- a CDS encoding CDP-alcohol phosphatidyltransferase family protein encodes MRAAEGRGLPLRAFIPNAVTVLALCAGLTAIRYAFNEDWEKAMIAIVVAGVLDGLDGNIARMLKANSKFGAELDSLCDNIGFGTAPALILFQFSLDSAPKFGWTVALALAVSCALRLARFNARIDADVQPHKSAGFNTGVPAPVGAGLAFAPVYLWLITGNDLFRNWQLVMPWTLFIAVLMISAIPTFSWTSIRIRRSWRIVGLAGVALLAAALINEPWITLLAVSFAYLASVPFSLLSYGRVKRRRAAEGAPSLAG; translated from the coding sequence GTGAGGGCTGCCGAAGGTCGCGGGCTACCGCTTCGCGCCTTCATTCCCAATGCGGTGACGGTGCTGGCGCTGTGCGCCGGCCTGACCGCGATCCGCTACGCCTTCAACGAGGATTGGGAAAAGGCGATGATCGCGATCGTCGTCGCCGGGGTGCTCGATGGACTCGATGGCAATATCGCCCGGATGCTTAAGGCTAACAGCAAGTTCGGGGCTGAGCTCGATTCGCTGTGCGATAATATCGGGTTTGGCACGGCCCCCGCGCTAATCCTGTTCCAATTCTCGCTCGACAGCGCGCCGAAGTTCGGATGGACCGTGGCACTGGCCCTGGCGGTCAGCTGCGCGCTGCGCCTCGCCCGCTTCAATGCGCGAATCGATGCCGACGTGCAGCCGCACAAGTCGGCGGGATTCAACACCGGGGTACCGGCACCGGTCGGGGCGGGGCTGGCCTTTGCCCCGGTCTATCTGTGGCTGATCACCGGCAACGACCTGTTTCGCAACTGGCAATTGGTGATGCCGTGGACGCTGTTCATTGCGGTGCTGATGATCTCGGCCATTCCCACCTTCAGCTGGACTTCGATCCGGATCCGCCGCAGCTGGCGGATCGTCGGGCTGGCGGGAGTGGCATTGCTGGCCGCCGCGCTGATCAACGAACCGTGGATCACCCTGCTGGCCGTATCATTCGCCTATCTGGCCAGCGTTCCGTTCAGCTTGCTGAGCTATGGGCGCGTCAAGCGGCGGCGCGCAGCTGAGGGCGCGCCGTCACTGGCTGGCTGA
- the hisIE gene encoding bifunctional phosphoribosyl-AMP cyclohydrolase/phosphoribosyl-ATP diphosphatase HisIE has product MSQTVRFDPEALAWNKMDGLLPAVVQDAETDEMLVLGYMDRAAIEATLVDGLVTFFSRSKQRLWRKGETSGNVLRLVSIVADCDSDALLVRALPAGPTCHLGTTSCFGDGGAAGAGWLGTLERIVAERANASPDESYTARLLAAGPAKAAQKVGEEGVEVALAAVSRDPAGLREEAADLLFHLLVTLRSREVSLASVVEILRQRHLSA; this is encoded by the coding sequence GTGAGCCAGACGGTCCGATTCGATCCCGAAGCACTCGCCTGGAACAAGATGGACGGGCTGCTCCCCGCCGTCGTCCAGGACGCCGAGACCGACGAGATGCTGGTGCTGGGCTACATGGACCGGGCGGCGATCGAGGCGACGCTGGTCGATGGGCTGGTCACCTTCTTCAGCAGGTCGAAGCAGCGCTTGTGGCGCAAGGGCGAGACCAGCGGCAACGTACTTCGTCTCGTCTCCATCGTCGCTGATTGCGACAGCGATGCGCTGCTGGTGCGTGCATTGCCGGCCGGGCCGACGTGCCACCTTGGCACCACCAGCTGCTTTGGTGACGGTGGTGCCGCGGGTGCGGGCTGGCTCGGTACTCTGGAGCGCATCGTGGCGGAACGGGCGAATGCTTCCCCTGACGAAAGCTATACAGCCAGGCTTCTGGCCGCCGGGCCCGCGAAGGCTGCGCAAAAGGTTGGTGAAGAAGGGGTGGAGGTGGCTCTTGCCGCGGTCAGTCGCGACCCGGCGGGACTCCGCGAGGAAGCTGCCGATCTCCTGTTCCACCTACTCGTCACGCTTCGGTCACGCGAGGTAAGCCTCGCCAGCGTGGTCGAGATATTGCGGCAACGCCACCTAAGCGCATGA
- the hisF gene encoding imidazole glycerol phosphate synthase subunit HisF, whose amino-acid sequence MPAARIIPCLDVAGGRVVKGVRFRDHRDVGDIVDHALRYSAEGADELVFYEIKASAEGRSLDLGWVRDVADVIDIPFCVAGGIRDRATAAAVLEAGADKVSVNSPALETPTLISDLAADFGSQCVVVGIDSLRCDDGAYRVKQYTGAPEAMRDSGRLTADWAREAVDRGAGEIVLNAMARDGVRDGYDLAHARDVMAAVTVPLIVSGGAGKPEHFRDAFLAGASGALAATVFHDRLIEIGELKRFLGTEGVEVRL is encoded by the coding sequence GTGCCCGCCGCTAGGATCATCCCCTGCCTCGACGTCGCCGGTGGCCGCGTCGTGAAGGGCGTCCGCTTCCGTGATCACCGAGACGTCGGCGACATCGTCGACCATGCACTTCGTTACTCAGCCGAGGGCGCGGACGAGCTCGTCTTCTACGAGATCAAGGCCAGTGCGGAAGGCCGCAGCCTCGACCTCGGCTGGGTGCGCGACGTTGCGGATGTAATCGACATTCCCTTCTGCGTGGCGGGCGGCATCCGCGACCGCGCGACCGCCGCGGCAGTGCTGGAAGCCGGCGCGGACAAGGTCTCGGTCAACTCCCCTGCTCTCGAAACCCCGACGCTGATCAGCGACCTCGCGGCCGATTTCGGAAGCCAGTGTGTGGTGGTCGGTATCGACAGCTTGCGCTGCGACGATGGAGCCTATCGCGTGAAGCAATATACCGGCGCACCGGAGGCGATGCGCGACAGCGGGCGCCTGACGGCCGATTGGGCGCGGGAAGCCGTCGATCGCGGCGCGGGCGAGATCGTGCTCAACGCCATGGCCCGGGACGGCGTGCGCGACGGCTACGACCTTGCCCATGCGCGGGATGTCATGGCGGCCGTAACCGTACCGCTGATCGTCAGCGGCGGCGCGGGCAAGCCCGAGCATTTCCGGGACGCCTTTCTCGCAGGAGCGAGCGGCGCGTTGGCGGCGACGGTCTTCCACGATCGGTTGATCGAGATAGGTGAGCTCAAGCGGTTTCTTGGTACGGAAGGCGTGGAGGTGCGGCTGTGA
- a CDS encoding 1-(5-phosphoribosyl)-5-[(5-phosphoribosylamino)methylideneamino]imidazole-4-carboxamide isomerase gives MILYPAMDLIGGRIVRLRQGRFDEVTFYDPAPRNALRGFAEAGAEWAHVVDLDGARAGAPAQHALLRELAASTPLRLQVAGGVRSAEHVAALLEAGALRVVVGSLAVRDPEATSALIERFGPEHITLSLDVRVAGEPMVATHGWQEDSGQTLWDVAALYPQARHLLLTDIGRDGMLEGPNHALLAEAVERLPHLAIQASGGVTSLDDVARLTTDGAILGRAMWEGRLSLAEALRARR, from the coding sequence ATGATCCTTTACCCTGCCATGGACCTCATCGGTGGGCGCATTGTGCGCCTGCGCCAGGGTCGCTTCGACGAGGTCACCTTCTACGACCCGGCGCCGCGCAACGCCCTCCGCGGCTTCGCCGAGGCCGGCGCCGAATGGGCGCATGTCGTCGACCTCGACGGGGCCAGGGCCGGCGCTCCGGCCCAGCATGCGTTGCTCAGGGAGCTTGCGGCCAGCACTCCTCTCCGGCTGCAGGTCGCCGGAGGCGTTCGCTCGGCCGAACACGTTGCCGCGCTGCTGGAGGCAGGGGCGTTGCGAGTGGTGGTCGGCAGCCTAGCCGTACGCGACCCCGAAGCCACCTCCGCGCTGATCGAACGATTTGGGCCCGAGCATATCACCCTCAGTCTCGACGTGCGGGTCGCCGGCGAACCGATGGTCGCCACCCACGGCTGGCAGGAAGACAGCGGCCAGACCCTGTGGGACGTCGCCGCGCTCTATCCGCAGGCGCGGCACCTGCTGCTGACCGATATCGGGCGCGACGGGATGCTGGAGGGCCCCAACCACGCCTTGTTGGCAGAAGCGGTGGAGCGCCTGCCCCACCTCGCCATCCAGGCTAGCGGCGGCGTGACATCGCTCGATGACGTCGCGCGGCTGACCACCGATGGCGCCATTCTCGGCCGTGCGATGTGGGAAGGCCGTCTCAGCCTCGCGGAGGCGCTGCGTGCCCGCCGCTAG
- the hisH gene encoding imidazole glycerol phosphate synthase subunit HisH — protein sequence MTAVTLVDLGYGNLGSIETSLRRLGAEVTRASDPEGIVEAERLLLPGVGAARFAMERIGQLGLRDALRDFKRPALGICLGMHLLFEHSEEGEVETLGLLPGTVRQLQPAPGITIPHMGWSKLEVAAQNVGLSSGDYVYFAHSFAAPDVSATVAIAQHGVRIPAVVRSGNWTGAQFHPERSGPVGTRFLSSWLST from the coding sequence GTGACCGCCGTCACGCTGGTCGATCTCGGCTATGGCAACCTCGGTTCGATCGAGACCTCGCTGCGCCGTTTAGGCGCGGAGGTCACGCGGGCCAGTGACCCGGAAGGCATTGTCGAAGCCGAGCGGCTGCTTCTGCCCGGCGTCGGTGCCGCTCGTTTCGCGATGGAGCGGATCGGGCAACTCGGCCTCCGCGATGCACTACGCGACTTCAAGCGCCCGGCCCTCGGCATCTGCCTTGGCATGCACCTGCTGTTCGAACACAGCGAGGAAGGCGAAGTCGAAACGCTCGGGTTGCTGCCCGGCACCGTCCGCCAACTCCAGCCCGCACCGGGGATCACCATCCCGCATATGGGGTGGAGCAAGCTTGAGGTCGCCGCGCAAAATGTCGGCTTAAGCTCCGGCGATTACGTCTATTTCGCGCATAGTTTCGCCGCGCCGGATGTTTCTGCCACCGTCGCCATCGCCCAGCATGGCGTCCGGATCCCGGCGGTGGTCCGATCAGGCAACTGGACCGGGGCACAATTCCATCCCGAGCGCTCCGGCCCGGTCGGTACCCGTTTCCTTTCATCCTGGCTTTCGACATGA